DNA from Onychomys torridus chromosome 1, mOncTor1.1, whole genome shotgun sequence:
GGCAGATTAAAATTTAGCAATCCTTATTCACTTTGTTTAGCCCAGTGCTACACACGTGTGTAGAGTGGGTTTGATAATCAGTGAGTGACTGGTTGACTGTTTAAGTACAGGTTTCCAGAGTTAACTCAACTTCAATATGAATTCAAAACAGGAGAAGACAGGACTCAAACACAACAGGGAAAATTTTAACTCTCAAAATAAATACTACtcaactttattttataaatacagaTGCTGAGTTTTCCTCCAATTACCCACAGGCCAGCTTCGCATGCCGCTTATTATTGGTGGTAgtttaaaacttatttaaataACCAGTTAGGTCAGGATAGATGGGTACCATGAGAACTGCTAAAGAGTATAGCGGAGTATAATCTTCCAACACTAAtattctgaggggaaaaaaaaactctggAATTTTTAATGTGGCTaaggggaaatggagagagaaagcacaatcgaatattcattttataatctGTGCAGGCTGCTAGAACTGTCTCAATCATGTGAAAACCGAAGGAGCTCTCAGCCATTCAGAAAAGGATAGCAACTTTCCTTGCCCATTTCTATTTCCCAAgcaaattttgttattattattattattattattattattattattattatttttagtgatTTACAAGACTAATTAAAAAGACCAGTAGGAGATAAGACCATCTGGGAGTTTGGCCTTGGCCACTTTAAACAAAGGCAAAACATACTCTGTTAGGGCTGGAAGCTCCACCCAGGTCACAGGAAGTAGCAAAGGAGGCTGACCCTGGCTGAAAGCTTACCTGCACTTGGATGCATTTGTCACTGGCGAGCTAAAGGCATGGACAGAACTGATCGGCCAGGGTAATGTAAACCCATGCAAGAGCATGGCTCCGTGCTGTGGAAGTAACTTCAAACCCACCCTTAGGagtttcagaaggcagagaccaaTGGTAAGAACGAAGACCTCTCTGTGGCTTTACAGTCTCAGGGTCAGGTGCATCTCCAGCCCTAGGGAGGTCACAGATCACATGGCCCTTACCTTCCACTGCACTGACATTGACTTCCAACACCTTTACCTTTTGGATGCTGCTTCCCTGCAGGAGTCCACAGCATCTGCATCCAAGATGGTGAAGTCTGTCACCTATTTTGACTCCAGGGCCAATGAGAGTACCCTGTGGAGAAGCCTCACTCCCACAAATGGAATAAAATGGACTTCCTCAGACCAAGCAAAAGCTTCCAACTGGAAGACAGGTGTCTGCTACACAGTAAGTCTGTGCATTCACTGTATAGAAATAACGGTGTGAATTAGTCCATACTGCAATATAGCTGCCCACTAAAGCTGGGCCTGGAATGCCTGGACATAATATGGGCATGATTCTGAGACCCATGAGTTAAGGAGCTATGTGGATAACACCACTACTGGGGAGTACAGCTGTGAAGTATGTGTCGTCTTTCACAGTATGTAAACTCGAACGAAATCAACAGTATCAGCTTAGATACAGCCTTGGCTTTTGTTCAAGCTAGCCTTGTCATGATATAACATGAAGAGATACAGATTTAGAGGGGAACCCCCGCCCTCccccaagaaaaaacaaaaccaaaacaactggGGTGGAAAAAATCAGGTCAAGTGAAGtaaattccatttttattcttctatacAATACATGGATATGTGgataaatttttctttaagagcTTGCAACCCTGAGGCAATGTCTGTGGGTACATACCGTATAATGCGACAGTGAATGAAATCTGAATACAGAATGACAATGGATTTCAAAAACATAATTTAACATTGTGAAATTGCATACTGTCTATGCTTCATCTAGTCTCTTAATCCAACTCTCTCTCGACTGTCTTGCAGTCTGCAAACTGGCCATCCTGACTACGTATCCTGTGTCGTACAGAATGGCTTCCTTCTGACTGAAATGTAATAAGTTAACTTGGGATTTATATCTAGGGGTCTTTATCTGGGGAGTGTATTGCTAGAGGTGTGCCCAAGTTTAGACCACAGCATCTGCCCACATAAAAACTTTGGCCCCAAAGGAAGCTGGCTGCTCCCTGACTGTGGTGACCTTGAGGTTTCTGAGGGTCCCCTGGGGTCCACCACAGGAAAATTTTTCTTCAGGGTATGGCACACTAGACGAGATGGAACAACTTGTCCACTGGCTTCAGACTAGTGAATCTACTGCCCCACTTTCGGGGTACATGGCCCATCTTGAGAAAGCAGGGCCACCGTGGGGTCTACAGGCTGACTGTGGTACTTGGGGTGGAGGGCCCTGGACAAGGGCCTCCTACTCTGCTTCTTATTCAACCAATTGGATGGCCATAGACCTCTCAGGAAGTAGTGGAAAGCTATTTTTGAATATTCCATTTTGCAGAGTTTTACAAACAATGGCGAGGGCAAATGCTTTTGAGAAACTAAAGGTGAATTCGttctattacatatatattatcatCTTCCTTCTGAGGAAAACACCCAAGTGTAAATGAAGCGCAGACAAATGCCTATTGGATGACTTGAGCTGTAAGCAAGAGGGTGACCTTTGCCTGGATAGCAAATCTCAGGGACTGGCCCCACTGGTACCCAGTGATCCCAGAGTCAGCCTTTCTGAGGAATCTCCTCCGCGGATGGATACTCATGTGTGTCAGGATTATTAAAAAGGTTAAGTGCAGCTTGGGCCTGGTCTGCCCGCTTGTTCACTTGTCGGAACCCCTGCGTGGCCGCCGGAAGCTGGACATGTGTTCGCTGAGGGCATAGATCCTCCGAGAGAACTCCTCAAATTCCCCCAGCACCTGCTCATCACACTCCACTGCCACAGCGCTGTCCACTGGGATGCAGCTGAGCGCTTCGAGCTGGTCACCTGAGGTGAAGCCTGTGGCCTCCAGCCCGATGATTTCCTCTGCTTGCTCCACTGCACAGCAGAGCTCAGCTGAGGGGACCAGATGGCACTGGCCTGGCAGCAGGGCGCTGGCAGAGCCAGCCTGCTCGCTGGGTAGTGCAGTGCCATTCACGGCTGCCAGCTGCCCAGGCGGGGCTTCCCCTTGTTGGCTGGAGTCCGAATTTCCATGGTCTCCACTTACACTGTTGCCCAGGTCGActcctattttcttattttctttggagAAGTCCAGGGAGGTGTccaaggaggaggagagtggCATGGCCTTCCTCTCAGAGTCTCCCGTGGTAGGCATGACCACCCCAGGCTGTATCAACGCTGAATTGTAGCTGGGAGGAGGGGTTTTGTATTggagtctctcattctctgagcTGGCCCGTTTTCGATGTCCTTTGTCTGGTGAAGGGGTACCTCCAGAGAAGCCTACATCTGCACCCCCAAACATGGAGCTTTGTCTCTTTGGAACAGGGATGGCACTGGAGGTGTGATGTCTGTCActagaagacaaacaaaaaatgggaggtTACTTTCGGCTTCAGAACTCAGCTTAGATCTTCCGGGACCAGAGCCATAGTCTAGCATATTATTAACAGCACATTTTAGATTTGagatcaaacaaaaacaaatctccaAACAGAATTAGATTGTTGTCAGTCTTAATGGTATTTGTTATATTGTAGCATTTAAAGCAAAAAACACtacaattttttaaaggtttatttatttatatatgagtgctctatttgcatgtatgcctgcatgacagaagagggtgtcagatccctctacagatggtagtgagccaccatgtggttgctgggaattgaacctgggtcctctggaagagcagtcagtgttcttaaccactgagtcacctctctagcCCAGAAGATATAAACTTATTCAATGCATTTAAGACAAGAATGCCCAAGATAGGATAAGTGACAGAAAAGCTGAAGGCTGCAGATGGCCTGGATCTGCAGTATGTGTGACAGGCCCAGCTATTCTGTGAAGGATGCTGGCTCGGCGCTCTCATTGTGGCCTTGACTATTCCATCCCATGGAAAGCTGCTCACGGTAACCTGCTGATGGATGGCCTTTCCAACATCCTACTTATCTCCTGGCACCAGAGGCACACAGAGAGCACCAAGGgaacccttctttctttttaatgaaatgttACCACGGGAAATGGCTTCTTTTTTACAAGGCTGGCCACATCCATTTTTATGATACTTGGTCTTCAGTGACTCCTCTAAGCCAGGAATAATAATCATTGTCCAGCCACACAAAACTTTAGTTTCTGAAGTCATTTCGTTTGGGCCTTGCAAAGGCCCTTGTCAAGAAAGTAGAGTGAGtctgaaataataaataaccaTCAGTTAATGGAGTGGAGTACCAGAGCCTGAGCCACGGCTGTAGCTTTGCCAGCAAAACCTGCAGGGAGCGTTGACTATAGTTCTAGATGTTACTGTGTGGGTGAAATTGGCTTCAATACAACTTTATCAGTGACAGCACGGAGGCGAGGGACTTCTGCCcttcagatgaggacacacacagagttaaGGGGCTTGTCAAAGCACAACCATCAGGCAGGCCTGAAACCACATAACCACCCGCTACTACCTACGCTAGCTAGGTCTGCGGCAGGAGACACAGTCAGAAGTGAGAGGGCTCTGCCTCCACGGAGCTTCCAATCTTGCAGGAGAAGGGCATTTATAATTATTCTagtaacattatttttaaattattatgtcAGTTAAGCTCTGACGGACAAGGGCCCTACAAGGCCTCCAGTGTCCACAGCAATCCTGCAGACACTCACTGCTCATTCTCTGGATTACTCTATGGTTGCTTATTCTCCAGAAAGGGCACTCACGAGGTGTCCCTCCATCCGCCTGGCACATCTTGCTTGGCCATAGCAACGGTGTCAGTGAGCTTCATAATAAGAAGTGGTTCCTGGGACACATATCAAAGCGGGCAAGCGGACCAGCAAATGACCGTTTCCAGCTCTTTAGAATAAAACACAGCAAAATCTGCTGGCCTCCGTCTAGGTTTTCAGTTACTATGCTGTCAAACCCACCGTGGTCGGCTGAGCTATACAGTTTGGCCAGCCTTGTCTTACCCTCTCAATGAGCCTGCAGGCTGACCAGGAAGTACATCAAAACAGCCCCAGCGGCCCTCAGCTTGTGGCCTAAGCATGGATGAGCCCAGGAGCACAGGGAGCTCTTgatggtgaggggtgaggggtgacaGCCCTCTGTGTGCTCTGGCACCACCCCCTCATTCCTGTTCTGCTGACGACAGGGAGGCTAGGAGTGAAAGGCAAACCTAGTGTGCCTACCACAGGGTGGAAGGGATTTCTGTGACCCTCATTTGTTTTTACATTCCCCAACAGCTCCCCTTGATTTTACATAACAGAAAAGATGGGATTTTCCTCCCACCAGCTACAATGGGAAGGAACAATCATTTTCCTGAACATCCGTCTATTATTTTTTAGCAAGCACCCTGACCTCATGCTTCTGTCAGCCAGCAAGGC
Protein-coding regions in this window:
- the Uvrag gene encoding UV radiation resistance-associated gene protein isoform X2 is translated as MEHGLMVRCDRHHTSSAIPVPKRQSSMFGGADVGFSGGTPSPDKGHRKRASSENERLQYKTPPPSYNSALIQPGVVMPTTGDSERKAMPLSSSLDTSLDFSKENKKIGVDLGNSVSGDHGNSDSSQQGEAPPGQLAAVNGTALPSEQAGSASALLPGQCHLVPSAELCCAVEQAEEIIGLEATGFTSGDQLEALSCIPVDSAVAVECDEQVLGEFEEFSRRIYALSEHMSSFRRPRRGSDK
- the Uvrag gene encoding UV radiation resistance-associated gene protein isoform X1, with the translated sequence MSTHPWVWWFPLYPKGGEKLQFDYGVYLLNKNIAQLRYQHGLGTPDLRQTLPNLKNFMEHGLMVRCDRHHTSSAIPVPKRQSSMFGGADVGFSGGTPSPDKGHRKRASSENERLQYKTPPPSYNSALIQPGVVMPTTGDSERKAMPLSSSLDTSLDFSKENKKIGVDLGNSVSGDHGNSDSSQQGEAPPGQLAAVNGTALPSEQAGSASALLPGQCHLVPSAELCCAVEQAEEIIGLEATGFTSGDQLEALSCIPVDSAVAVECDEQVLGEFEEFSRRIYALSEHMSSFRRPRRGSDK